The Eublepharis macularius isolate TG4126 chromosome 8, MPM_Emac_v1.0, whole genome shotgun sequence genome contains a region encoding:
- the PHF24 gene encoding PHD finger protein 24 — MGVLMSKRQTVEQVQKVSLAVSAFKDGLRERPAAKRKSEGAASRRGTIEDAVQELQEEAALEGGSSSGPSRQEDSRVQRAAWERLRDGRGVEPEEFDRANCFTPPAFARPTQGKQDDEPVEISLEQKEQVTNDEMCEVCEVWTAESLFPCRVCTRVYHDGCLRRMGFLPQGKASESIEAAHTETGWSCYLCDNLNLLLTEEEMRTLARSFEQSKVTPESQLSLDDFLRHKRLAGQPEGEQRRGEEQEERDALQFAALDPEKKGHVEWADFLSHESLLLLQRSRTQNCLLRLLTGKERERARATFLALDQQGDGLLSEAECRRIQHTWVRKRHKETPSCNVSISHVGPMSESSPASSGSSESQEKVLLSSELEEPSRTVDWPTFLRESAIYILAARPNSPAIHLKPLA, encoded by the exons ATGGGGGTGCTGATGTCCAAGCGCCAGACCGTGGAGCAGGTGCAGAAGGTCAGCTTGGCCGTCTCCGCCTTCAAGGACGGGCTGCGAGAACGGCCTGCTGCCAAGCGCAAGTCCGAAGGAGCTGCAAGCCGGCGGGGGACCATCGAGGACGCAGTGCAAgagctgcaggaggaggcagccctGGAAGGGGGGTCTTCTTCAGGCCCCTCTCGGCAGGAGGACAGCAGGGTCCAGAGAGCTGCCTGGGAGAGGCTGCGGGATGGCCGAGGCGTGGAGCCGGAGGAGTTTGACCGTGCCAACTGCTTCACGCCACCAGCTTTTGCCCGCCCCACACAGGGGAAGCAGGATGACGAGCCCGTTGAGATCAGCCTGGAGCAGAAGGAACAG GTGACCAATGATGAGATGTGTGAAGTCTGTGAGGTGTGGACTGCAGAGAGTCTCTTCCCCTGCCGCGTGTGCACGCGTGTCTACCACGATGGCTGCCTGCGCCGCATGGGCTTCCTGCCTCAGGGCAAAGCCAGCGAGAGCATCGAGGCGGCCCACACCGAGACAGGCTGGAGCTGCTACCTCTGT GACAACCTCAACCTTCTCCTCACAGAGGAAGAGATGCGCACCCTGGCCAGATCCTTCGAACAAAGCAAGGTCACCCCTG AGAGTCAGCTGAGCCTGGATGATTTCCTGCGCCACAAGcgcctggctggccagccggAGGGTGAGCAACGCCGTGGCGAGGAGCAGGAAGAACGGGATGCCCTGCAGTTTGCCGCGCTGGACCCCGAGAAGAAGGGCCACGTCGAGTGGGCAGATTTCCTCTCGCACGAGtccctcctgctgctgcagaGAAGCCGCACTCAG AACTGCCTGCTCCGCCTGCTGACgggcaaggagagagagagggcacGAGCCACCTTTCTGGCCCTGGACCAGCAGGGGGACGGGCTGCTCAGTGAGGCAGAGTGTCGGCGCATCCAACACACGTGGGTCCGCAAGCGGCACAAGGAGACCCCCTCCTGCAACGTCAG CATCAGCCACGTGGGCCCCATGTCGGAGAGCAGCCCagccagcagcggcagcagcgaaagccaggagaaggtgcTGCTGAGCTCAGAGCTGGAGGAGCCAAG CCGGACTGTCGACTGGCCCACCTTCCTGAGAGAGAGCGCCATCTACATCCTTGCTGCGCGGCCCAACAGTCCCGCCATCCACCTCAAGCCATTGGCATAA